In one window of Nesterenkonia sandarakina DNA:
- a CDS encoding DUF4282 domain-containing protein: protein MTQHPDQNEPSEGENPKRERSPGEGSGSPGHQPTTPLGDRPGNAGGPGLPAGPGPAQAGQQPRQPDHPGQSSPTGESGPGPYGRPTSPQQAPGAGAGAGYGQPQGGYPGPGESGPGQSGAGQSGPGQSGRPQSGQDQPGQPRPGQPGPYPAQPGQYPGQPGQYPGSSGQYPGPGFQQQPYPQQSQRPGGTNQNAVEGKNFFAALFDLSFQSFVTVKFAKFIYVLLIAFVVLGYLVVVASAFTEGPGVGLFALLLGWIPAAIYLILIRITLEFMIALVRTSQNTAGTRSEIEALRSELKDRR, encoded by the coding sequence ATGACTCAGCATCCAGACCAGAACGAGCCGTCTGAAGGCGAGAACCCGAAGAGGGAGCGTTCGCCGGGGGAAGGCTCTGGTTCGCCCGGCCACCAGCCCACCACCCCCCTGGGCGATCGCCCCGGAAACGCCGGAGGCCCGGGTCTGCCGGCAGGGCCCGGCCCCGCACAGGCAGGTCAGCAGCCCCGGCAGCCCGATCACCCGGGTCAGTCGAGTCCGACGGGTGAGTCCGGTCCTGGTCCCTACGGCCGGCCAACCTCGCCGCAGCAGGCTCCTGGTGCGGGCGCCGGGGCGGGCTACGGGCAGCCCCAGGGTGGATATCCGGGTCCAGGCGAGTCGGGGCCCGGTCAGTCGGGAGCCGGTCAGTCGGGTCCGGGCCAGTCCGGGCGCCCGCAGTCGGGACAGGATCAGCCCGGCCAGCCGCGACCCGGCCAGCCCGGTCCATACCCGGCTCAGCCCGGCCAGTACCCGGGTCAGCCCGGCCAGTACCCGGGCTCCTCGGGACAGTACCCGGGACCGGGCTTCCAGCAGCAGCCGTACCCGCAGCAGTCTCAGCGTCCCGGCGGAACCAATCAGAACGCCGTCGAAGGCAAGAACTTCTTTGCGGCCCTGTTCGACCTCTCCTTCCAGAGCTTCGTGACGGTGAAGTTCGCCAAGTTCATCTATGTGCTGTTGATCGCGTTCGTCGTGCTCGGGTACCTGGTCGTGGTGGCCTCCGCGTTCACCGAGGGTCCCGGGGTGGGCCTGTTCGCGCTGCTGCTCGGCTGGATCCCTGCCGCGATCTACCTGATCCTGATCAGAATCACTCTGGAGTTCATGATCGCGCTGGTCCGCACCTCGCAGAACACCGCTGGCACCCGTTCCGAGATCGAGGCGCTGCGGTCCGAGTTGAAGGACCGCCGCTGA
- a CDS encoding 4'-phosphopantetheinyl transferase family protein: MEWTYSSGGSADSIVLALVAEAHGVDPARVELVPRRGAPEARVAGKRVEVSRSRSHGWIAAACAGPGEASSLGIDIELIDPFLRSTTQPAGFAEVILAPEESPWFRLTEGLDDADRLYWLLRTWVRKEAVLKSLHIGFDVGRGGLHPTAVVLNEPWEPPLCLSHPAVTLTDLPRSSHSARDAREGLPVMLALAENSGPLLDPRR, from the coding sequence ATGGAGTGGACCTATAGCTCCGGCGGCAGCGCCGACTCGATCGTCCTCGCCCTGGTGGCCGAGGCGCACGGTGTCGACCCTGCTCGGGTGGAACTCGTCCCTCGCCGTGGGGCACCGGAAGCGAGGGTCGCCGGCAAGCGGGTAGAGGTCTCCAGATCGCGATCTCACGGGTGGATTGCGGCAGCCTGCGCCGGCCCCGGCGAAGCCAGCTCCCTGGGCATCGACATCGAGCTGATCGATCCCTTCCTGCGTTCGACGACGCAGCCGGCAGGATTCGCGGAGGTGATTCTGGCGCCGGAAGAATCTCCGTGGTTCCGTCTGACCGAGGGCCTTGACGACGCCGATCGACTCTACTGGCTGCTGCGCACCTGGGTGCGCAAGGAGGCGGTGCTGAAGTCGCTGCACATCGGCTTCGACGTCGGGCGTGGGGGTCTGCACCCCACGGCCGTGGTGCTCAACGAGCCCTGGGAGCCCCCGCTCTGTCTGAGTCATCCCGCAGTCACGCTGACCGACCTGCCGCGGAGCTCTCACTCTGCGCGCGATGCCCGGGAGGGCCTGCCCGTGATGCTTGCCCTGGCGGAGAATTCCGGACCGCTTCTGGACCCTCGCCGCTGA
- a CDS encoding M1 family metallopeptidase, with product MIQPDPYTPTSGSAELRVDHYDLTLDYDIYSNRLLGVAVLHGQVLTDTSALALDLRGLKVSQVQLNGSAVRFKQTRTKLVLRSPLTAEDAVIIEVSYSGKPRVQKGPWGEVGWEELTDGVLVAGQPNGAATWFPCNDHPGSKATWRCSIEVDSDYTAISNGELLHSTPGDGRTVWTWESRAPLATYLATVQIGQYRRGPLPSKTHTSARVPLRLACGDHLWRQGQNALAKQHAMLTVFEKHFGEYPFDSYEVVVTDDDLEIPLESQPLSILGPNHLGAGWNSERLIAHELAHQWFGNSVTPHQWSDIWLNEGFASYAEWLWSEASDQADANSRADAAYEQLASMPQDIVLADPGGPGMFDDRVYLRGALTLHALRCHVGEDGFFQTLRSWTALNRHGTVSTADFLTHAQRVTGHPAGSLLRDWLFGAQLPDLP from the coding sequence ATGATCCAGCCCGACCCCTATACCCCGACCTCTGGGTCGGCTGAACTGCGTGTGGATCACTATGACCTCACGCTGGACTATGACATCTACTCGAACCGACTCCTCGGGGTGGCCGTGCTGCACGGGCAGGTGCTCACCGACACCTCCGCCCTCGCACTCGACCTGCGAGGCCTGAAGGTCAGCCAGGTGCAGCTCAACGGCAGCGCGGTCCGCTTCAAACAGACCCGCACGAAGCTGGTGCTGCGCAGCCCGCTGACGGCTGAAGACGCGGTCATCATCGAGGTCTCCTACTCCGGCAAGCCCCGAGTCCAAAAGGGGCCCTGGGGCGAAGTCGGCTGGGAGGAGCTCACCGACGGCGTGCTGGTGGCGGGGCAGCCGAACGGGGCTGCCACCTGGTTTCCCTGCAACGATCACCCCGGAAGTAAGGCCACCTGGCGCTGCAGCATCGAGGTCGACTCGGACTACACCGCGATCAGCAACGGCGAACTCCTGCACAGCACCCCAGGCGACGGCCGAACCGTGTGGACCTGGGAATCCAGAGCCCCACTGGCGACTTACCTGGCAACCGTGCAGATCGGGCAGTACCGGCGTGGCCCGCTGCCGAGCAAGACCCACACATCCGCGAGGGTCCCGCTCCGACTGGCCTGTGGGGACCACCTCTGGCGGCAGGGCCAGAACGCACTGGCCAAGCAGCACGCGATGCTGACGGTCTTCGAGAAGCACTTCGGCGAGTACCCCTTCGACTCCTACGAAGTGGTCGTCACCGATGACGATCTGGAGATCCCGCTCGAATCCCAACCGCTCTCGATTCTGGGGCCGAACCATCTGGGCGCGGGATGGAACTCGGAGCGCCTGATCGCCCATGAGCTCGCCCACCAATGGTTCGGCAACTCGGTGACCCCGCATCAATGGTCTGACATCTGGCTCAACGAGGGCTTCGCCAGCTACGCCGAGTGGCTCTGGTCGGAGGCCTCCGACCAGGCCGATGCCAACTCACGGGCAGACGCGGCCTACGAACAGCTGGCATCGATGCCGCAGGACATCGTGCTGGCCGACCCCGGCGGGCCGGGGATGTTCGACGATCGGGTCTATCTGCGTGGAGCCCTCACCCTTCATGCCCTGCGATGCCATGTGGGCGAGGACGGGTTCTTTCAGACCCTGCGTTCCTGGACGGCGCTGAATCGTCACGGAACCGTGTCCACCGCAGACTTCCTGACACATGCGCAGCGAGTGACAGGGCACCCGGCGGGGTCCCTGCTGCGGGACTGGTTGTTCGGGGCCCAGCTCCCGGATCTGCCCTGA
- the dapA gene encoding 4-hydroxy-tetrahydrodipicolinate synthase — protein sequence MELTPDLRFRITPQFGTVMTAMVTPFDEFGQLDLEGARDLARWLTRDGWNDGLVVNGTTGESISTTDAEKTAMIRTVSAAVGGRASVIAGVGVASTQHSIELAQAAASAGADGLMVVAPYYCRPSQAGLLRHFTAIAESTSLPVMLYDIPRRTGVAIDRETLLAAAEHPRIIAVKDAKGDLAASSWVMQHTGLTYYSGEDVLNLPLLSIGAVGFVSVVGHVAADLLRCLRQCHLQGRTAQAAGIHRQLLAVYEGMFRAPAAASVKAALAMQGLPGGPVRLPLVNLDESQRKQLSLDLVASGIPDRVIPHRPSAADVRDADSGRTGPVLSLRLQ from the coding sequence ATGGAATTGACACCCGATCTCAGGTTCCGGATCACCCCGCAGTTCGGCACGGTGATGACGGCCATGGTGACCCCCTTCGACGAATTCGGGCAGCTGGACCTCGAAGGTGCTCGCGACCTCGCGCGCTGGCTCACCCGCGACGGCTGGAACGACGGGCTGGTGGTCAACGGCACCACCGGCGAGTCGATCAGCACCACAGATGCAGAGAAGACGGCCATGATCAGGACGGTCTCCGCCGCGGTCGGGGGGCGAGCCTCGGTGATCGCCGGGGTAGGTGTGGCCAGCACTCAGCACAGCATCGAGCTGGCGCAGGCGGCCGCGAGCGCCGGTGCCGATGGGTTGATGGTGGTCGCACCGTATTACTGCCGCCCAAGCCAGGCTGGTCTGCTGCGACACTTCACCGCCATCGCCGAGAGCACCTCGCTGCCGGTCATGCTCTACGACATCCCGCGTCGTACCGGGGTGGCCATTGATCGCGAGACCCTGCTGGCCGCTGCTGAGCACCCGCGGATCATCGCGGTCAAGGACGCCAAGGGCGATCTCGCCGCGAGCTCCTGGGTCATGCAGCACACTGGTCTGACCTACTACTCGGGGGAGGATGTGCTGAACCTCCCGCTGCTCTCGATCGGAGCGGTCGGGTTCGTCTCGGTCGTCGGACACGTCGCCGCGGATCTGCTGCGCTGCCTGCGGCAGTGCCATCTGCAGGGCAGGACGGCGCAGGCGGCAGGGATCCACCGCCAGCTCCTTGCCGTCTACGAGGGAATGTTCCGGGCTCCGGCAGCTGCCTCGGTCAAGGCAGCACTGGCCATGCAGGGGCTGCCAGGCGGCCCGGTACGGCTGCCTCTGGTGAACTTGGACGAGTCACAGAGAAAGCAGCTCTCGCTGGACCTGGTCGCCTCCGGCATCCCGGATCGGGTGATTCCGCATCGCCCCTCGGCGGCGGATGTCCGCGACGCCGACTCTGGCCGAACCGGACCCGTTCTGAGCCTGAGGCTGCAGTGA
- a CDS encoding exodeoxyribonuclease III: MRIATWNVNSMRARADRVEAWLDRSDVDVLAIQETKCKDENFPWELFEANGYDVAHFGLNQWNGVAIASRVGMKDVERTFEDQPVFGKGGKDPIQEARAIAATCGDVRIWSLYVPNGRSLEDEHMSYKLAWLRQLNDHAQSWLNKDPQAQIALMGDFNIAPQDEDVWDIDFFREQGLTHVSPAEREAFQSFLDSGYTDVVRPHTPGPGVYTYWDYTKLRFPKKEGMRIDFVLGSPALSERVSAASIDREERKGKGASDHAPVVVELS, encoded by the coding sequence ATGCGGATTGCGACATGGAATGTGAACTCGATGCGGGCCCGGGCCGACCGGGTCGAGGCCTGGCTGGACCGCTCTGACGTGGACGTCCTGGCGATCCAGGAGACCAAGTGCAAGGACGAGAACTTCCCCTGGGAGCTCTTCGAGGCCAACGGCTACGACGTGGCGCACTTCGGTCTGAACCAGTGGAACGGTGTGGCGATCGCCTCTCGTGTAGGCATGAAGGATGTGGAGCGCACCTTCGAAGACCAGCCGGTCTTCGGCAAGGGCGGCAAGGACCCGATCCAGGAGGCACGCGCCATCGCTGCGACCTGCGGCGACGTGCGCATCTGGAGTCTCTACGTGCCCAATGGCCGTTCACTCGAGGATGAGCACATGAGCTATAAGCTCGCCTGGCTGCGTCAGCTCAACGACCACGCCCAGTCATGGCTGAACAAGGACCCGCAGGCCCAGATCGCGCTGATGGGTGACTTCAACATCGCCCCGCAGGACGAGGACGTCTGGGACATCGACTTCTTCCGCGAACAGGGACTCACACACGTCTCCCCCGCCGAGCGTGAGGCGTTCCAAAGCTTCCTGGACAGCGGGTACACCGACGTCGTCCGCCCACACACGCCCGGCCCCGGGGTCTACACCTACTGGGACTACACCAAGCTGCGCTTCCCGAAGAAGGAGGGCATGCGCATCGACTTCGTGCTGGGCTCCCCCGCGCTGAGCGAACGCGTGAGCGCTGCCTCCATCGACCGCGAGGAGCGCAAGGGCAAGGGTGCCTCGGACCACGCCCCCGTGGTGGTGGAGCTGAGCTGA
- a CDS encoding Pls/PosA family non-ribosomal peptide synthetase translates to MVLYEGSPKALPTVTPDLALKPPATAELHQEPPGEVIALTAPAGASRPIGSWNKLAPSTAVYSGGAVTAPRTLLDIFFHSVDNFPDATALDDGVVQLSYLELLNRIEKVSVVMREAGIGTGDRVGIRVPSGTVELYIAILAALYRGAAYVPVDHDEPQERARMVWQEAGVTAVIESGLNVRLLPDSPPRGEDRPPNGDDDAWIIFTSGSTGKPKGVAISHRSAAAFVDAEASVYCVDAPLGPGDRVLAGLSVSFDASCEEMWLAWRYAACLVPAPRDVVRSGEDLGPWLAERGITAVSTVPTLAAMWPAESLKNVRLLIFGGEACPPELVARLATPGREVWNTYGPTEATVVSCGALVDGSGPVRIGLPLRGWQLAVVDAEDQPVPWGEVGELVIGGAGLGRYLDPVKDAEKYAPMTTLGWPRAYRSGDLVRAEMEGLIFVGRADDQVKLAGQRVELGEVDNALSNLANVAAGASAVQKSPDGNGILAGYLVPAAGKTIDLVQARAALSEKLPGRLVPALAVIDELPVKTSGKVDRKALPWPLPADPSAAAAATELHADFVWLAERWTGLLGPVPLSAESDFFALGGSSLTAAQLVSTLRKRYPDVSIADLYAHPSLSEMSSHLRQLDPKTSMERTTRPTPRWTGFLQMPLIAGLYSIIGLRYVTGIAIVCLVLFQIGETPWVPNPPLVPTIIAWLLLFSLPARAIAAIVSARVLLYRVRPGIYPRGGVAHVRLWAAERILTFCQLDALMGTPLAPAFARAMGAGVGKNVHLDALPPVTGLAAIESGASIEQDVDLAGHWLEGDQLHIGVVRIGENARVGMRSTLQGGAVVGANAEIAPASVVTDMVPENEHWAGSPLQRIGVSGQDWPVTEKSAARGHLGVALMYPIGLLMLGLLALSAPLPGAALMLLLISDYETLAPALWTLAAWTPVFIVITVVTYLGLLAGSVRLMGRLMPRGIHSVHSLPAWAAWMSGRLMAKSLINMYPLYSSMLTPSWLRLLGAHVGKDVEAATVEAIPHLTSVGDKSFLADHSLVSAKYVRHGQLRLESGSVGQKAFLGNSAILGPNQRMPSNSLVAVLSSAPKEMPLNSLWLGNPPIELPRAAENVDASLTYDPPRRLKLARAAVELCRILPMFITAWLALVTVYVLALIYTSFGFLTAVALSGPVLLASGIAAALTAMLAKWLLVGRFKATQRPLWSSFVWRNELADCFSEALAVPGLIRMSLGTPLLNLWLRGMGAKIGRGVWCETWWLPEFDLIRLDKGASVNRGTVLQTHLFHDRIMRLDRVHFEEGSSLGPNSIVLPGSSLGPHASVGAGSLVMRSESIPGSTTWNGNPIRRTVGVLSTRESLAAAGAAR, encoded by the coding sequence ATGGTTCTTTACGAAGGCTCGCCGAAGGCCCTCCCCACGGTGACCCCGGACCTTGCACTCAAGCCCCCCGCCACCGCAGAGCTGCACCAGGAGCCGCCGGGTGAGGTCATTGCACTGACCGCCCCCGCCGGCGCCTCGCGACCCATCGGGAGTTGGAACAAACTTGCACCTTCAACTGCCGTGTACTCCGGCGGAGCCGTCACCGCCCCGCGGACTCTGCTGGACATCTTCTTCCACAGTGTCGACAACTTTCCGGACGCGACCGCGCTCGACGACGGCGTGGTCCAGCTGAGCTACCTGGAACTTCTGAATCGCATCGAGAAGGTGTCCGTGGTCATGCGGGAAGCGGGCATCGGCACAGGAGATCGGGTCGGCATCCGGGTCCCCTCCGGAACCGTGGAGCTCTACATCGCGATCCTGGCGGCGCTCTACCGAGGAGCCGCCTACGTGCCGGTGGATCATGATGAGCCTCAGGAACGTGCGCGCATGGTGTGGCAGGAAGCTGGCGTCACGGCCGTGATCGAGTCCGGTCTCAACGTGCGCCTGCTGCCTGATTCACCCCCGCGCGGAGAAGATCGCCCCCCTAACGGCGACGACGATGCCTGGATCATCTTCACCTCAGGGTCCACCGGAAAGCCCAAGGGGGTGGCGATCTCGCACAGATCCGCGGCGGCATTCGTGGACGCCGAGGCTTCTGTGTACTGCGTCGATGCTCCGTTGGGACCGGGAGATCGGGTCCTGGCCGGGCTTTCGGTGAGCTTTGACGCCTCCTGTGAGGAGATGTGGCTGGCCTGGCGCTACGCCGCCTGCCTCGTGCCGGCACCGCGTGACGTCGTCCGTTCAGGTGAAGACCTCGGGCCCTGGCTGGCTGAGCGCGGGATCACGGCCGTCTCGACCGTGCCGACGCTGGCTGCGATGTGGCCCGCCGAGTCTCTGAAGAACGTCCGGCTGCTGATCTTCGGCGGGGAGGCTTGCCCGCCGGAGCTCGTGGCACGTCTGGCGACCCCGGGCCGGGAGGTCTGGAACACCTACGGCCCCACCGAGGCCACGGTCGTCTCCTGCGGCGCCCTGGTCGACGGTTCAGGGCCGGTGCGCATCGGGCTTCCCCTGCGCGGGTGGCAGCTGGCTGTGGTGGATGCGGAGGACCAGCCGGTGCCCTGGGGCGAAGTAGGCGAGCTGGTCATCGGCGGAGCCGGGCTGGGTCGGTACCTGGACCCGGTGAAGGACGCGGAGAAGTACGCGCCGATGACCACTCTTGGTTGGCCCCGCGCCTACCGCAGCGGTGATCTGGTCCGCGCTGAGATGGAAGGCCTGATCTTCGTCGGCAGAGCGGACGATCAGGTCAAGCTCGCCGGTCAGCGAGTTGAGCTCGGAGAAGTAGACAATGCGCTGAGCAATCTGGCCAACGTCGCCGCAGGCGCCAGCGCGGTGCAGAAGAGCCCAGACGGCAATGGGATCCTCGCTGGATACCTGGTGCCCGCCGCCGGCAAGACCATCGACCTGGTCCAGGCGCGCGCTGCTCTGAGCGAGAAGCTTCCCGGGCGGCTGGTCCCTGCACTTGCCGTGATCGATGAGCTCCCGGTGAAGACCTCCGGCAAGGTAGATCGCAAGGCGCTCCCCTGGCCGCTGCCGGCGGACCCGAGCGCGGCGGCGGCAGCCACTGAGCTGCATGCCGATTTCGTCTGGCTGGCTGAGCGGTGGACCGGCCTGTTGGGTCCGGTGCCGCTGAGCGCCGAGAGCGACTTCTTCGCCCTTGGCGGTTCCAGCCTGACGGCCGCCCAGCTGGTCTCCACGTTGCGCAAGCGCTATCCGGACGTCTCGATCGCAGATCTCTATGCTCACCCCTCACTCTCCGAGATGTCTTCGCATCTTCGCCAACTCGATCCCAAGACTTCCATGGAGCGCACGACGCGCCCCACTCCCCGTTGGACCGGATTCCTCCAGATGCCGCTGATCGCCGGTCTCTACAGCATCATCGGTCTGCGCTATGTGACCGGGATCGCCATCGTGTGTCTGGTGCTGTTCCAGATCGGAGAGACACCCTGGGTGCCGAATCCACCCCTGGTCCCCACGATCATCGCCTGGCTTCTGCTCTTCAGCCTGCCCGCACGGGCCATCGCGGCGATCGTCTCGGCCCGAGTCTTGCTCTACCGCGTGAGACCGGGCATCTATCCGCGTGGCGGGGTCGCGCATGTTCGCCTTTGGGCGGCAGAGCGGATCCTCACCTTCTGTCAGTTAGACGCGTTGATGGGCACGCCCCTTGCCCCCGCCTTCGCACGTGCCATGGGCGCAGGAGTCGGCAAGAACGTCCACTTGGACGCGCTTCCCCCCGTCACGGGCCTCGCCGCGATCGAGTCCGGGGCCTCCATCGAACAGGACGTCGACCTCGCCGGTCACTGGCTCGAGGGCGATCAGCTCCATATCGGAGTCGTGCGGATCGGTGAAAATGCACGCGTCGGCATGAGGTCGACCCTCCAGGGAGGAGCCGTGGTCGGCGCCAATGCGGAGATCGCACCCGCCAGTGTGGTCACCGACATGGTCCCAGAGAACGAGCACTGGGCCGGTTCCCCGTTGCAGAGGATCGGCGTCTCGGGGCAGGACTGGCCGGTGACCGAGAAGTCCGCGGCCCGGGGTCACCTGGGTGTCGCGCTGATGTACCCGATCGGACTCCTGATGCTGGGACTGCTCGCCCTCTCAGCACCGCTGCCGGGGGCCGCCCTCATGCTGTTGTTGATCTCGGACTACGAGACGCTGGCCCCGGCCCTGTGGACGCTTGCCGCCTGGACCCCGGTGTTCATCGTGATCACCGTGGTGACGTATCTCGGTCTGCTCGCCGGTTCCGTCCGGCTGATGGGCCGTCTCATGCCTCGAGGTATCCACTCGGTGCACAGCCTCCCCGCGTGGGCCGCCTGGATGTCGGGACGTCTGATGGCGAAGTCACTGATCAACATGTACCCGCTCTACTCCAGCATGCTCACCCCCTCCTGGCTGCGACTGCTCGGTGCGCACGTGGGCAAGGACGTGGAAGCCGCCACCGTGGAGGCGATCCCGCATCTGACCAGCGTCGGCGACAAGTCGTTCCTGGCCGATCATTCGCTGGTCTCCGCCAAGTATGTCCGCCACGGCCAGCTGCGGTTGGAGAGCGGCAGCGTCGGCCAGAAGGCGTTCCTCGGCAATTCGGCCATCCTCGGTCCCAATCAGAGGATGCCCTCCAACTCGCTGGTCGCCGTGCTCTCCTCCGCACCCAAGGAGATGCCGCTGAACTCGCTGTGGCTCGGCAACCCCCCGATCGAACTTCCTCGTGCTGCAGAGAACGTCGACGCGTCGCTGACCTATGACCCGCCGCGTCGGCTCAAGCTGGCCCGGGCAGCGGTGGAGCTGTGTCGCATCCTGCCGATGTTCATCACGGCGTGGTTGGCGCTGGTCACGGTCTACGTGCTGGCCTTGATCTACACCAGCTTCGGCTTCCTCACCGCCGTGGCGCTCTCCGGCCCGGTGCTGCTGGCCAGCGGGATCGCCGCCGCACTGACCGCGATGCTCGCTAAATGGCTCCTGGTCGGTCGGTTCAAAGCGACCCAGCGACCGCTGTGGAGCTCGTTCGTCTGGCGCAACGAGCTGGCCGACTGCTTCTCCGAGGCGCTGGCTGTCCCTGGTCTGATCCGAATGAGTCTGGGCACCCCGCTGCTGAACCTGTGGCTGCGCGGAATGGGCGCGAAGATCGGACGCGGTGTCTGGTGCGAGACCTGGTGGCTGCCGGAGTTCGATCTGATCCGGCTCGACAAAGGTGCCTCGGTGAACCGCGGCACCGTCTTGCAGACGCACCTCTTCCACGACCGGATCATGCGCCTGGACCGGGTCCATTTCGAAGAGGGCTCCTCCCTCGGGCCGAACAGCATCGTTCTTCCCGGCAGCTCATTGGGCCCTCACGCAAGTGTCGGTGCGGGCTCGCTGGTGATGCGCTCGGAGAGCATCCCGGGCTCCACCACGTGGAACGGCAATCCGATCCGACGCACCGTTGGCGTCCTCTCCACTCGAGAATCCCTCGCGGCCGCCGGGGCAGCTCGTTGA
- a CDS encoding heparan-alpha-glucosaminide N-acetyltransferase domain-containing protein codes for MTADKRRRRLTGVDAARGLALLGMMAIHILPAWDENGDPTLVWSAFSGVAATLFALLAGLTLAFLTGGPRPLSGSALTASRAGLLVRAALIAVLGMLLAAVDPPAAIILVYYGAMFLLAIPLLRLSPRALAALAIGIAVLGPILVHLTRDVLPDLSGYDPTLTTLFTEPVTFLSVVLFTGSFPVIPWMAYVCAGLALGRLDLRDKRTALRLFVAGVLTALGAWLTSALLQGPLGGREQLMAATPWSATEIQDFLIWGPFPELPTTTWWWLTVLAPYTATPFEVFHSLGVAAAALGAMLLIGRFAGRALRPLTAIGSMTLTLYSAHLLVLATGLLAQAPWASLIVQTAAAVGFAMIWLHFKDSGPLERGVTVATRAVRDRVYARIQRKAPG; via the coding sequence TTGACCGCGGACAAGCGCAGACGCCGCCTCACCGGGGTCGATGCGGCTCGCGGCCTCGCGCTGCTGGGCATGATGGCGATCCATATCCTGCCTGCCTGGGATGAGAACGGAGACCCGACCCTCGTCTGGTCTGCGTTCTCAGGCGTGGCAGCCACACTCTTCGCCCTCCTGGCCGGACTCACGCTGGCCTTCCTGACTGGTGGTCCCCGCCCGCTCAGCGGGAGCGCGCTGACTGCTTCTCGAGCTGGTCTTCTCGTCCGGGCCGCCCTGATCGCCGTCCTGGGGATGCTCCTCGCCGCTGTGGATCCCCCTGCGGCGATCATCCTGGTCTACTACGGGGCCATGTTTCTGCTGGCCATCCCGCTGCTTCGGCTCTCACCCAGAGCTCTGGCGGCTCTCGCCATCGGCATCGCAGTGCTGGGCCCGATCCTCGTGCACCTCACGCGAGACGTCCTTCCTGACCTCTCCGGCTACGACCCCACCCTGACCACCCTGTTCACCGAACCGGTGACGTTCCTCAGCGTGGTGCTCTTCACCGGCAGCTTCCCGGTCATCCCATGGATGGCCTACGTCTGTGCGGGACTCGCCCTGGGCCGTCTGGACCTGCGGGACAAGCGGACCGCGCTCCGACTCTTCGTCGCCGGCGTCCTCACGGCCTTGGGCGCCTGGCTGACCTCTGCTCTGCTCCAGGGCCCACTGGGGGGTCGGGAGCAGCTGATGGCCGCCACCCCGTGGTCTGCGACCGAGATCCAAGACTTCCTCATCTGGGGGCCTTTTCCGGAACTCCCGACGACGACGTGGTGGTGGCTCACCGTCTTGGCACCGTACACCGCCACCCCGTTCGAGGTGTTCCACTCCCTCGGAGTCGCGGCGGCCGCGCTCGGCGCGATGCTTCTGATCGGCAGGTTCGCCGGCCGCGCACTCCGGCCGCTGACGGCCATCGGAAGCATGACCTTGACCCTGTACAGCGCACATCTGCTGGTGCTGGCCACCGGCCTGCTCGCCCAGGCGCCCTGGGCGTCGCTCATCGTGCAGACCGCGGCGGCCGTAGGCTTCGCCATGATCTGGCTGCATTTCAAGGATTCCGGCCCGTTGGAGCGCGGAGTCACTGTGGCCACCCGCGCTGTCCGGGATCGGGTCTATGCGCGGATCCAGCGAAAGGCGCCCGGCTAG
- a CDS encoding sigma-70 family RNA polymerase sigma factor — MDPAGEDVPFDVREAFAAHGGALFAFALNALGDRSEAEDCVQEAFIRAWRNRDRYSSSRGSVRTWLFAIARNLVIDALRARARRPAPSDPEKIEWASEPVAEDLLIVERLVLYESLATLTFEHREVIFAVQLNGVGYEELSEQTGVPVATLRTRMYYGLRSLRRALGGNAHDGGNAVAARGADRRGADGQSQ, encoded by the coding sequence ATGGATCCAGCGGGTGAGGACGTCCCTTTCGATGTCCGGGAGGCCTTTGCCGCGCACGGCGGGGCGCTCTTCGCGTTCGCGCTCAATGCGCTCGGCGACCGGTCCGAGGCTGAGGACTGCGTCCAGGAGGCCTTCATCCGCGCCTGGCGGAATCGGGATCGTTACAGCAGTTCTCGCGGTTCAGTGAGGACCTGGCTCTTCGCCATAGCGCGGAACCTCGTCATCGATGCCTTGCGTGCTCGTGCCAGACGACCCGCCCCCTCGGACCCGGAGAAGATCGAGTGGGCCAGTGAGCCGGTGGCCGAGGATCTGCTCATCGTCGAGCGGCTGGTCCTCTATGAATCCTTGGCCACACTCACCTTCGAGCATCGAGAGGTCATTTTCGCTGTTCAGCTCAACGGCGTAGGCTACGAGGAGCTTTCGGAACAGACGGGCGTTCCGGTCGCGACCTTGCGGACGCGGATGTACTACGGGCTGAGATCACTGCGGAGGGCACTGGGGGGTAATGCTCACGATGGGGGAAATGCCGTCGCGGCGCGAGGAGCTGATCGCAGGGGCGCTGACGGGCAGTCTCAGTGA